The Stigmatella aurantiaca DW4/3-1 genome contains the following window.
CATTCCCCCCGGGTGAAGGCGGTGGCTGTTGACTTCCCGCGCCCCGGGTGCAAACGGCGGTTCCCTTCTGGCGCCATCGTCACTAAACCGGCGTGACGAGCCATAGATCTCAGGAGCCATACCCGATGGGCACGATGAAGTTCGAGGTTCCCCACTCCCTGCCGAAGGACGAGGTGAAGAAGCGCGTCGAGCAACTGCTCCAGTACTGGGGCAGCAAGTACGGCGTGAAGGCGGACTGGGCCGGTGACGGCGCCAAGCTCGTGGGCAAGGTGATGGGCATCAACCTGGATGCCAGCTTCGTCATCACCGACAAGGCCGTTCAGGGGGAAGGCACCGATCCGGGCATGCTGCTGCGCACCCAGGCGAAGAACTACCTCCAGAAGAAGTTCGGGGCCGTGCTGGATCCAGGCAAGAGCCTGACGGACGTGAAGGGCACCCTGGACTAGTTCCCTTCCTCCTCCAGCGCCGCGAGCGCGTAGCGGGCCACCCGGGCAATGGCCTCGGCGGAATCCGGGATGTCCGGGTAGTGGCCCGCGAGCGGGCGCTGGGGAAAACGCAGCTGCGCGATGGCGTTGCGGTAACTGCGCCGGGCCCCGTCGCGATCCTGGGTCCGCTCCTGCACCTGGGCGAGCAGGTAGTGGCCCAGCGCCAGGGTGGGCTCCAGAAAGAGCGCCTTGCCCAGCTCGGAGCGAGCCTCCACCAGGTTGCCCGCCTGGAGCGCCGCCACCCCCCCGAAGATACGGGCTTCCACGCACAGCGGCTCCCGGACCAGCGCCTGCGCAAAGGCCTCGCGGGCCTCCGCGATGCGGCCCGTGAGGGAGTAGAGGTTGCCGAGCGTCAGCAGCGCATCCAGGTGGCCCGGCTCGTCGATCAGCAGCTTCTCCACATCATGGATGGCGGCCGTGAAGTCGCTCTGCATCATCTTCCGCACCGCCTGCTTCAGCCGCTCGACGGGAGGAAAGGCCTTGGCCCCGCCGGGCACCTCGGTGGTGCGCACCACCCGGGGATCCGTGGCGGACACCTCCAGCGTGAGCCTCGGTGGGCGCACGGGCTCGGAGCCGGGGCGGCTGGGAGGGCTGGCGGCCTGCTCCAGGTAGGAAGGCCGGGGCGACGGGGTCATGGGCACGGGCGCATCCGGAGGCCGCAGGCGGCTGAAGGAGGGCGCGGGCCGCGGCGGAGTCCCCGCCGGGGCGACGGACAAGGGCACCGGGGTGGACACGGACGATGACACCGGCGGGGACATCGGCACGGGCGTCGTCTTCGCGCGGGCCACGCCCAGCAGGGGCCGCCGGTAGACGAACGCTCCATCCACCTCGATCATCTCGAAGCGGTCATAGACCTTGAAGAGGCTCTCCGAGTACCCCAGGAAGAGCAATCCCCCGGGCCGCAGCGCGACCAGGAACCGGTCCATCAACGCGCGAATGGTGGGCAGATCGAAGTAGATGATGACGTTGCGGCAGAGGATGAGATCCAGCGAGCCCGGCGTCACCGCGTCGAACGCGGGCGCGGCGAGGTTCTGCCCCTCGAAGCGCACGTACTCGCGCAGCGTGGGCTGCACCTCCATGCCATCCTCGACGGGATGGAAGAAGCGCTCCAGCCGCTCGGAAGAGATGCCCGAGGAGCGCCGCACCGAAAAGCGCCCCATCCGCGCGGCCTCCACCGCGGCCAGGTTGAGATCCGTGGCCCACAGGTCCACCTCGACGGCCAGCGCGCCCAGCTCCGCCATGACCATGGCCACGCTGTACGCCTCCTCCCCCGTGGCGCACCCGGCCGACCAGATGCACACCCGGCGCATCTCCCGCCGCGCCTTGGCCAGCAGTTGCGGAAGGATGAACCGCTCGAGCGCCCGGAACTGCTTGGGGTCCCGGAAGAACTCCGTGTGGCCCACCGTGACGAGGGGCAGCAGCGAGCGCAGCTCTTGCTCCCCCCCGATGTCCCGGAGCCGCTGGACGTAGACTTCCGGATCGCTGATGCCCGCCACGGGCATGCGCGTCGACAGGGCCAACCGGAGGCTGTGGTAACCATCGGGCGTGATTTTCAGACCGGCCCGTTCCAACAGGAGGGCGGCGAGCTGCTGCAAAGCCTTCTGGCTCA
Protein-coding sequences here:
- a CDS encoding polyhydroxyalkanoic acid system family protein, with translation MGTMKFEVPHSLPKDEVKKRVEQLLQYWGSKYGVKADWAGDGAKLVGKVMGINLDASFVITDKAVQGEGTDPGMLLRTQAKNYLQKKFGAVLDPGKSLTDVKGTLD
- a CDS encoding protein-glutamate O-methyltransferase; amino-acid sequence: MLNVSQKALQQLAALLLERAGLKITPDGYHSLRLALSTRMPVAGISDPEVYVQRLRDIGGEQELRSLLPLVTVGHTEFFRDPKQFRALERFILPQLLAKARREMRRVCIWSAGCATGEEAYSVAMVMAELGALAVEVDLWATDLNLAAVEAARMGRFSVRRSSGISSERLERFFHPVEDGMEVQPTLREYVRFEGQNLAAPAFDAVTPGSLDLILCRNVIIYFDLPTIRALMDRFLVALRPGGLLFLGYSESLFKVYDRFEMIEVDGAFVYRRPLLGVARAKTTPVPMSPPVSSSVSTPVPLSVAPAGTPPRPAPSFSRLRPPDAPVPMTPSPRPSYLEQAASPPSRPGSEPVRPPRLTLEVSATDPRVVRTTEVPGGAKAFPPVERLKQAVRKMMQSDFTAAIHDVEKLLIDEPGHLDALLTLGNLYSLTGRIAEAREAFAQALVREPLCVEARIFGGVAALQAGNLVEARSELGKALFLEPTLALGHYLLAQVQERTQDRDGARRSYRNAIAQLRFPQRPLAGHYPDIPDSAEAIARVARYALAALEEEGN